In a genomic window of Punica granatum isolate Tunisia-2019 chromosome 6, ASM765513v2, whole genome shotgun sequence:
- the LOC116210902 gene encoding uncharacterized protein LOC116210902 isoform X2, translating to MLNWGPVLVGVVLFVVLTPGLLFQVPGRRSLVEFGNLQTSGTSILVHSLIYFCLVCLFIIVINLQIYIANLRDREMADWGPVVISVVLFVLLSPGLLFQLPGKGRVVEFGNMQTSGPSILVHTIIFFCLTTIFLIALGVHIYAG from the exons ATGTTGAACTGGGGCCCGGTGTTGGTCGGGGTGGTGCTGTTCGTGGTGCTGACACCGGGGCTGCTGTTTCAGGTCCCCGGACGCCGCAGTTTGGTGGAGTTCGGCAACTTGCAGACGAGTGGCACCTCCATACTTGTCCACTCCCTCATCTACTTCTGCCTCGTCTGCCTCTTCATCATCGTCATCAACCTCCAAATCTACATTG CGAATCTG agagatagagagatgGCGGACTGGGGACCGGTGGTTATATCGGTGGTGCTGTTCGTGCTGCTGAGCCCGGGGCTGCTGTTTCAGCTGCCGGGGAAGGGGAGGGTGGTGGAGTTCGGCAACATGCAGACCAGCGGTCCTTCCATCCTCGTCCAcaccatcatcttcttctgcCTCACCACCATCTTCCTCATCGCCCTTGGTGTCCATATCTACGCTGGTTAA
- the LOC116210902 gene encoding uncharacterized protein LOC116210902 isoform X1: protein MADWGPVVISVVLFVLLSPGLLFQLPGKGRVVEFGNMQTSGPSILVHTIIFFCLTTIFLIALGVHIYAG from the coding sequence atgGCGGACTGGGGACCGGTGGTTATATCGGTGGTGCTGTTCGTGCTGCTGAGCCCGGGGCTGCTGTTTCAGCTGCCGGGGAAGGGGAGGGTGGTGGAGTTCGGCAACATGCAGACCAGCGGTCCTTCCATCCTCGTCCAcaccatcatcttcttctgcCTCACCACCATCTTCCTCATCGCCCTTGGTGTCCATATCTACGCTGGTTAA